The Sphingomonas sp. So64.6b genome includes a region encoding these proteins:
- the argE gene encoding acetylornithine deacetylase yields MNDISARRPSASTLAILRTLVGFPTVSRNSNLALIEWVRDYLAQYGIDCHLSHGTNKDKANLFATIGEGAGGIVLSGHTDVVPVDGQNWSSDPFELIEREGKLFARGTCDMKGFIAAVLAKVPMLVAECRDEPVHLAFSFDEEVGCLGVRHLLADLVKRDVRPRGCIVGEPTNMVAVVGHKTGSAYGCTVTGREAHSALAPYGVNAVEYAAQLIVRIRAIANRLKAEERRHDGYEVPYSTLQTGVIAGGHASNIVPAICTMRFDMRTLPWTDPDVLFNELQEFVRDELLPEMRATAPEADITLALNGRVPGFAIAEDAPLVSYVRRLAGSNQPPGFVTFGSEAGLFQEQGIPAVICGPGSISQAHKPDEYVSLEQLALCEDFLDRLATISF; encoded by the coding sequence GTGAACGACATCTCTGCCCGGCGTCCGAGCGCGTCGACCCTTGCCATTCTGCGGACATTGGTCGGCTTTCCAACGGTCAGTCGCAATTCCAATCTCGCGCTCATCGAGTGGGTGCGCGATTATCTCGCGCAGTACGGAATCGACTGCCATTTGTCGCACGGGACCAACAAGGATAAGGCCAATCTGTTCGCGACGATCGGAGAAGGAGCGGGTGGTATAGTCCTATCCGGCCATACTGACGTCGTGCCAGTCGACGGCCAGAACTGGAGCAGCGATCCCTTCGAGCTGATCGAGCGCGAAGGGAAACTCTTCGCGCGCGGCACTTGTGACATGAAAGGGTTCATCGCGGCGGTACTAGCCAAGGTTCCCATGCTGGTTGCGGAATGCCGGGATGAGCCGGTCCACCTCGCCTTCTCGTTCGACGAGGAAGTTGGGTGCCTCGGCGTCCGCCACCTCCTTGCAGATCTGGTCAAACGCGACGTTCGGCCGCGCGGCTGCATCGTTGGCGAGCCGACCAATATGGTCGCTGTCGTCGGTCACAAGACCGGCTCGGCCTATGGCTGTACGGTCACCGGACGCGAAGCGCACAGCGCGCTCGCTCCTTACGGCGTAAACGCGGTCGAATATGCCGCGCAGCTCATCGTACGCATCCGGGCCATTGCCAATCGGCTGAAGGCCGAGGAGCGCCGACACGACGGCTACGAGGTTCCGTATTCTACGCTACAGACTGGCGTTATTGCCGGCGGACATGCAAGCAACATCGTACCCGCGATCTGCACGATGCGCTTCGACATGCGCACCTTGCCCTGGACTGATCCGGACGTCCTGTTCAACGAACTTCAAGAGTTTGTGCGCGACGAACTCCTGCCCGAGATGCGGGCGACGGCGCCCGAGGCCGATATCACGCTGGCGCTGAACGGACGGGTGCCAGGATTTGCGATAGCGGAGGATGCGCCGCTGGTCAGCTATGTTCGGCGCCTTGCCGGCAGCAATCAGCCGCCGGGGTTCGTCACCTTCGGATCGGAAGCCGGTCTTTTTCAGGAACAAGGCATACCTGCGGTGATCTGCGGGCCCGGGTCCATAAGCCAAGCGCACAAGCCTGACGAATATGTTTCGCTCGAGCAACTAGCGCTGTGCGAGGATTTCCTCGACCGCTTGGCTACGATCTCATTCTGA
- a CDS encoding NAD-dependent succinate-semialdehyde dehydrogenase, which translates to MALRREACLIGGQWVTGNEWLEVDDPATGMIIGRVPSFGADETAAAIDAAAAAMPAWAALAAKDRANVLRRLFDLVMARQEELAQLLTAEQGKPLAEARGEIAYAAAFLEWFGEEAKRAYGEIVPGPAADKRILVLKQPVGVVAAITPWNFPAAMVTRKLAPALAAGCALILKPAEQTPFTALAIGALAQEAGVPAGVLNIVTGDPVAIGGVLTAHPRIRKLSFTGSTATGAKLFAQCAPTIKKLSLELGGNAPFIVFDDADLDAAVAGAILSKFRNAGQTCVCANRFYVQSGVYEPFLNRLVSAVSALRVGPGTDETCTIGPLINEAAIAKVDRHVADALDKGARLLCGGARRHGRFYTPTVIGDVTSSMLVANEETFGPLAAVVRFETDDEVLALANDSPFGLAAYVYGRDLSRLWRIMEGLETGIVGVNTGLISTELGPFGGVKASGVGREGSRHGLDDYLELKYVCLGL; encoded by the coding sequence ATGGCATTGCGCCGCGAGGCGTGTCTGATCGGCGGTCAATGGGTGACGGGTAACGAGTGGCTTGAGGTGGACGATCCTGCGACCGGGATGATCATCGGTCGCGTCCCTTCGTTTGGAGCAGACGAAACCGCCGCCGCAATCGATGCAGCGGCGGCGGCAATGCCAGCCTGGGCGGCGCTGGCAGCGAAGGACCGTGCGAACGTGCTTCGCAGGCTGTTCGACTTGGTGATGGCTCGCCAGGAGGAGCTGGCGCAGCTGTTGACGGCGGAGCAGGGCAAGCCGCTGGCTGAAGCGCGCGGCGAAATCGCCTATGCGGCGGCGTTCCTCGAATGGTTCGGCGAGGAAGCGAAGCGCGCCTACGGCGAAATCGTGCCAGGGCCTGCTGCCGACAAGCGCATCCTCGTGCTGAAGCAGCCGGTTGGCGTGGTCGCCGCGATCACGCCCTGGAATTTTCCGGCGGCGATGGTAACGCGGAAACTGGCGCCGGCGCTGGCAGCCGGCTGCGCGCTCATTCTCAAGCCCGCCGAACAGACCCCGTTCACGGCGCTGGCGATCGGCGCACTTGCGCAGGAAGCAGGCGTGCCGGCCGGCGTGCTGAACATCGTCACTGGCGATCCTGTTGCGATCGGCGGCGTCCTCACCGCGCATCCGCGCATCCGAAAGCTCAGCTTCACCGGTTCTACTGCAACGGGCGCGAAGCTGTTCGCCCAGTGCGCGCCGACCATCAAGAAGCTTAGCCTGGAACTGGGTGGGAATGCGCCATTCATCGTATTCGACGATGCCGATCTGGATGCGGCTGTGGCTGGCGCGATCCTGTCAAAGTTTCGTAACGCGGGCCAGACCTGCGTTTGCGCCAATCGCTTCTACGTCCAGTCCGGCGTCTACGAACCTTTCCTCAACCGGCTTGTCTCGGCGGTGTCGGCGCTGCGGGTGGGTCCCGGTACCGACGAAACCTGTACAATCGGCCCGCTGATCAATGAAGCGGCGATTGCAAAAGTCGACCGCCATGTTGCCGACGCGCTCGACAAGGGCGCGCGCCTGTTGTGTGGCGGCGCGCGGCGTCATGGCCGCTTCTATACGCCGACCGTAATCGGCGATGTCACGAGCAGCATGCTTGTCGCGAACGAAGAGACGTTTGGTCCTTTGGCGGCTGTCGTCCGTTTCGAGACCGACGACGAAGTTCTCGCACTGGCCAATGACAGTCCGTTCGGTTTGGCTGCTTATGTTTACGGCCGGGACCTAAGTCGGCTCTGGCGAATCATGGAGGGGTTGGAAACTGGAATTGTCGGTGTCAATACGGGGCTGATTTCAACCGAACTCGGCCCATTCGGTGGCGTCAAGGCCTCTGGTGTTGGCCGCGAAGGTTCACGGCACGGGCTCGATGACTATCTTGAGCTCAAATATGTCTGCCTAGGTCTCTGA
- a CDS encoding MarR family transcriptional regulator, with amino-acid sequence MKKPDRKLPAYSDSLAGTLLAAREAVMSPIRPMLRDAAVTEHQWRVLRVLDDHGYIEPTALAGTALLYAPSVARILKDLVERGLVLRAPHPGDGRRSVLSLSNAGKSLMRRTSAKTVAKLDDYTEQFGQERITALITELKALTEAIGSAASSGKIPSET; translated from the coding sequence ATGAAGAAGCCGGACCGCAAACTGCCCGCCTATAGCGACTCCCTCGCCGGTACGCTGCTTGCCGCGCGCGAGGCGGTCATGTCGCCGATCCGGCCGATGCTGCGCGATGCGGCGGTCACCGAACATCAATGGCGTGTACTGCGCGTGCTCGACGATCACGGATATATCGAGCCGACCGCGCTGGCGGGGACAGCGCTGCTTTATGCGCCAAGCGTCGCTCGCATTCTCAAGGATCTGGTCGAACGCGGCCTGGTGCTGCGCGCGCCCCACCCCGGCGATGGCCGCCGCTCGGTGTTGTCGCTGTCAAACGCCGGCAAGAGCTTGATGCGGCGCACCTCCGCTAAGACCGTAGCGAAGCTCGACGACTATACCGAACAATTCGGCCAAGAGCGAATCACCGCGCTGATCACCGAGCTCAAAGCGTTGACTGAGGCGATCGGATCAGCCGCGAGCTCAGGCAAAATCCCGTCAGAGACCTAG
- the hpaE gene encoding 5-carboxymethyl-2-hydroxymuconate semialdehyde dehydrogenase translates to METMMPSSREAALATVARMPNPLGHFIAGESVAAGGQPFDVLEPATGGVIGQAFDASPDEVDAAVAAARDAFPSWAALSGEKRKALLHRVANMIEARADEIAGVECLDAGQAWRFMSKAAVRGAENFRFFADRAPAARDGQSLPSSDHLNVTTRHPIGPVAVITPWNTPFMLSTWKIAPALAAGCTVVHKPAEWSPYSARLLVEIAHEAGLPAGVFNAVNGLGETTGRRLTEHPDIKAIAFVGESKTGSAIMRQGADTLKRVHFELGGKNPVVVFADADLERALDAAVFMIYSLNGQRCTSSSRLLVEQSIHDQFVARLEERVKQLKVGDPFDPATEVGPLIHPRHLEKVQSYMAVARDDGATIAVGGERHGESGYFFQPTLFTQGRQHMRIAQEEIFGPVLTVIPFDGEADAVAKANDVAYGLAAYLWSGDGGRALRVANALNAGMVWVNSDNVRHLPTPFGGTKASGIGRDGGDWSFDFYMETKNIALAYGTHNVPRLGVA, encoded by the coding sequence ATGGAGACTATGATGCCGTCATCCCGCGAAGCCGCTCTTGCGACCGTCGCCCGTATGCCGAATCCGCTCGGCCACTTCATCGCCGGGGAATCCGTAGCCGCGGGCGGGCAGCCGTTCGACGTGCTCGAACCGGCGACCGGCGGCGTTATCGGGCAGGCCTTTGACGCGAGCCCCGACGAGGTTGACGCAGCAGTGGCGGCGGCGCGGGACGCGTTTCCGAGTTGGGCTGCGCTGTCGGGTGAAAAGCGCAAGGCGCTGCTTCACCGGGTCGCCAATATGATTGAAGCGCGCGCCGACGAGATCGCGGGCGTGGAATGTCTCGATGCTGGCCAGGCATGGCGCTTTATGTCGAAGGCAGCGGTACGCGGCGCCGAGAATTTCCGTTTCTTCGCCGATCGCGCGCCGGCCGCGCGCGATGGTCAGTCGCTTCCCAGCTCCGACCATCTTAACGTCACGACCCGGCATCCGATCGGGCCGGTCGCCGTGATTACGCCGTGGAACACGCCTTTCATGCTCTCGACCTGGAAGATCGCGCCTGCGCTCGCGGCCGGCTGCACCGTCGTGCACAAGCCCGCCGAATGGTCGCCTTATTCGGCGCGACTGCTCGTCGAGATCGCGCACGAGGCCGGGCTCCCGGCGGGCGTTTTCAACGCGGTGAACGGTCTGGGGGAGACCACCGGCCGGCGGCTTACCGAGCATCCGGACATCAAGGCTATTGCCTTTGTCGGCGAGTCGAAGACCGGTTCAGCCATCATGCGGCAGGGGGCGGATACGCTGAAGCGCGTCCATTTTGAACTGGGTGGGAAGAATCCGGTGGTCGTCTTCGCCGACGCCGACCTTGAGCGTGCGCTCGATGCGGCGGTCTTTATGATTTACTCGCTCAACGGACAGCGCTGCACCTCCTCGTCGCGGCTGCTTGTCGAGCAATCGATCCATGACCAATTCGTGGCAAGGCTCGAGGAGCGCGTGAAGCAACTCAAGGTTGGCGATCCGTTCGACCCTGCGACAGAAGTCGGCCCGCTGATCCATCCGCGTCATTTGGAGAAGGTCCAGAGCTACATGGCTGTAGCGCGCGACGATGGGGCGACGATCGCCGTAGGCGGCGAGCGGCATGGCGAAAGCGGCTATTTTTTCCAGCCGACTCTGTTCACGCAAGGTCGCCAACATATGCGGATTGCGCAGGAGGAGATTTTCGGCCCTGTTCTAACCGTGATTCCGTTCGACGGCGAGGCGGACGCGGTCGCGAAGGCGAACGATGTTGCTTATGGTCTGGCCGCGTATTTATGGAGCGGCGACGGCGGACGGGCATTGCGCGTCGCCAACGCGCTCAACGCCGGCATGGTGTGGGTGAACAGCGACAATGTCCGTCACCTCCCAACGCCGTTCGGCGGCACCAAGGCAAGCGGCATCGGTCGCGACGGGGGCGACTGGAGCTTTGACTTCTATATGGAAACGAAGAACATCGCGCTCGCATATGGTACCCACAACGTGCCTCGGCTCGGCGTCGCATGA